Proteins encoded in a region of the Clostridium beijerinckii genome:
- a CDS encoding D-2-hydroxyacid dehydrogenase has product MIKVLTNDGLENASIEALNGLGVEVVNEHFNQDILGAKLKEFDAVVIRSATKLTADVFEAEAGGNLKLAIRAGVGIDNIDIPAAEGKGVTVRNTPSASSDSVAELAIGHMFALARFIAISNYTMRNGEWNKKKYEGTEIAGKTLGIVGMGRIGQSLAKKATALGMKVVYYTIEGKHDDLDYDFVSLEEVLKVSDFISLHVPYDKAAGSLIGKKELELMKNTAYLINCARGKVVDEAALIEALNKGEIAGAGIDVFEEEPTKNEELINHPKVSATPHIGAATKEAQTRIGEEVVSVIKEFFNL; this is encoded by the coding sequence ATGATCAAAGTATTAACAAACGACGGATTAGAAAATGCGTCAATTGAGGCATTGAATGGATTGGGAGTAGAAGTTGTCAATGAACACTTTAACCAAGATATATTGGGGGCGAAATTAAAGGAATTTGATGCAGTTGTTATTAGATCAGCTACTAAGCTTACAGCTGATGTATTTGAAGCAGAAGCAGGCGGAAATTTAAAATTGGCTATTAGAGCTGGTGTTGGAATAGATAACATAGATATTCCTGCTGCAGAAGGAAAAGGAGTAACAGTAAGAAATACTCCATCAGCAAGCTCAGATTCAGTTGCAGAACTTGCAATTGGTCATATGTTTGCACTTGCAAGATTTATTGCGATATCTAACTACACTATGAGAAATGGTGAATGGAATAAAAAGAAATATGAAGGAACTGAAATTGCGGGTAAAACACTTGGAATCGTTGGAATGGGAAGAATAGGCCAATCTTTAGCTAAAAAGGCAACTGCTTTAGGTATGAAGGTTGTATATTATACAATTGAAGGAAAACATGATGATTTAGATTATGATTTTGTATCTTTAGAAGAAGTATTAAAGGTTTCAGATTTTATTTCACTTCATGTACCTTATGATAAAGCGGCTGGTTCACTAATAGGAAAAAAAGAATTGGAATTAATGAAGAATACAGCATATCTTATTAATTGTGCTAGAGGTAAGGTTGTTGATGAAGCAGCATTAATAGAAGCACTTAATAAAGGTGAAATTGCTGGAGCTGGTATTGATGTATTTGAAGAGGAACCAACTAAGAATGAAGAATTAATTAACCATCCAAAAGTTAGTGCTACCCCACATATTGGAGCTGCAACTAAAGAAGCTCAAACAAGAATAGGTGAAGAAGTAGTTTCAGTAATAAAGGAATTCTTTAATCTATAA